gcccGGTCGCTGTCCTTCTCCAGGCTCTTCAACAGCTTCAGGATGGTCACCACCTCCTCCTCTACCTTGGACATTGACGAGCTAGCTGCTGCTGAAGACGGCTGTGCAGTAAGTTGCAGTTCATCATCCATTCAGTTGATATAAAGATATGCCATGCTTGAATGATAACTGAGCTGATCATTGTGGTTTTGTTCTTGATGATGACGAAGGAGCAACGGCAATGGCCATCGCAGTCCAAGCGGCAACATCCGAAGCCACCGGTGTGCCGGACGCAGTCGATGCCGATGACGAGCATCTCCAGGAGGCTCCCCGCTCATGGCGGCAAGAAGCGGGTGGCGGACTCGAGCTCCTTGCGCCGGTTCCGGGTGTCGTCGGTGCAATTGCCATTGCCGGAGTCGGCGCCGCCACCCTCTTCGCCATCGCCGtcggaagaaggagaggaagaggaggtgggggaggaggaggcggtgtgCCGGATCTGCATGGTGGCGCttctggaggaggaagaagaaggagcaggcgACGGCGTGCTGAAGCTGGAGTGCCGGTGCAAGGGCGAGCTGGCGCTGGCTCACCGCCGCTGCGCCCTCAAGTGGTTCGGCATCAAGGGCGACCCCAACTGCGACGTCTGCGGCCACGACGTCCTCAACCTCCCCGTCACCCTCCGCCGCGTCGCCGCCCCTcccccaccaccacctcctcccctcACCGCCGGCAATGGCAATGGCAGCACcagccaagaggaagaacaagaagcaaGAGAGAGAAGAGGGTTGAGGGGCGTGTGGCGGCATGGCACGGTGATCCTGGTGACGGTGAGCATGCTGGCCTACTTCTGCTTCCTGGAGCAGCTGCTGGTGGGCGACCACGGCAACGcggccgccgccctcgccgtctCGGCGCCCTTCGCCGTCGTGCTCGGCACCTTCTCGGCGCTCACCACCGCCGGGATGGCCTCGTCGAGAAGGTACGTGTGGGCATACTCGGCGCTGCAGTTCCTGCTGGTCGTCCTCTTCACCCACCTCTTCTACCGCTACGTCAGGCTCCAGGCCGTCATCGCCATCATCCTCTCCGCCTTCGCCGGCTTCGGCGTCGCCATCTGCGCCAACGCCGTGCTCCTCCAGGCCGCCCGCTGGagggccgccgcccgccgccccccgccgccgccgtcggaccCGGATCACCTCCATCAGACCCCTCAGCCATAGACAACATACATATACATATGTATACTCTGCTGTGCTCTACTTTATTGCTGTATATATAGTTACCAGTTCGCCAACCTTCTCCCAGATTTTGTGTATGAATGCATATAGAGTTTGAAAATACGAAGACAAGAAGATGTATGTAGTACTAAGAATTAGTGGATGGCGGCAGTTAATATTTTATTGGATTCTACAGCAGTTAATATTTGTGTTGTCAGCATACACTTGCAGCAGCCAAGGTTGGTTGATACCTAGCTTAGCCATTCCTTCCCCACCTCCTGATTTCGACATCATCGGCGCCTCCTCGTACTTGTTGTCAATGGCGTAAGTAATCCCCTACAACTCGTCCTTCGGGTTCGAGCCGGAGCTCTTCTCGCTGTCGGTGGTCGAGCCTGGGCCCTCGGCGCTGTCGGTCCGTGCCGCTGACGAGTCCGGGCGCTTGAGCTTGA
Above is a window of Triticum aestivum cultivar Chinese Spring chromosome 6B, IWGSC CS RefSeq v2.1, whole genome shotgun sequence DNA encoding:
- the LOC123135359 gene encoding uncharacterized protein, which translates into the protein MAPQQESNKDGGAATTPTMEEEEEDDEEHHRHGERPLLSACEQEQEQQQDADKPLPLPAKRRRSSSSLSRSSRSGEQGWQEEAAGPGAARSLSFSRLFNSFRMVTTSSSTLDIDELAAAEDGCAEQRQWPSQSKRQHPKPPVCRTQSMPMTSISRRLPAHGGKKRVADSSSLRRFRVSSVQLPLPESAPPPSSPSPSEEGEEEEVGEEEAVCRICMVALLEEEEEGAGDGVLKLECRCKGELALAHRRCALKWFGIKGDPNCDVCGHDVLNLPVTLRRVAAPPPPPPPPLTAGNGNGSTSQEEEQEARERRGLRGVWRHGTVILVTVSMLAYFCFLEQLLVGDHGNAAAALAVSAPFAVVLGTFSALTTAGMASSRRYVWAYSALQFLLVVLFTHLFYRYVRLQAVIAIILSAFAGFGVAICANAVLLQAARWRAAARRPPPPPSDPDHLHQTPQP